In Curtobacterium sp. TC1, the following proteins share a genomic window:
- a CDS encoding WecB/TagA/CpsF family glycosyltransferase, with amino-acid sequence MSLTSDARYLALFQSGGLNIADGTPLAWIARRRAPDVAHLRGPDAFRELLASDPRHGLRHFLLGGTEESLERLRLAVARDYPDTTVVGSFSPPFRPLRQADHDEIDVLIKDAGANVVWVGIGTPKQDYETVRLAKVHPAVVLAVGAAFNFVSGEVVEAPLLWRRTGLEWLYRLAREPRRLWGRYVFGNITFLFLVGRRLRG; translated from the coding sequence GTGTCGCTGACCTCCGACGCCCGCTACCTCGCGCTTTTCCAGTCGGGGGGACTGAACATCGCCGACGGGACCCCACTCGCTTGGATCGCCCGTCGCAGAGCGCCTGACGTCGCACACCTGCGTGGGCCGGACGCGTTCCGCGAGTTGCTCGCGTCCGATCCGAGGCACGGTCTGCGGCACTTCCTCCTGGGCGGAACCGAGGAATCTCTCGAACGGCTCAGACTCGCCGTGGCACGCGACTACCCCGACACGACGGTCGTCGGATCATTCAGTCCGCCGTTCCGGCCCCTGAGGCAGGCGGATCACGACGAGATCGACGTCCTGATCAAGGACGCTGGCGCGAACGTGGTCTGGGTCGGCATCGGGACCCCGAAGCAGGACTACGAGACGGTCCGCCTCGCGAAGGTGCACCCCGCGGTCGTTCTCGCCGTCGGCGCGGCGTTCAACTTCGTTTCCGGCGAGGTCGTCGAGGCACCGCTCCTGTGGCGTCGGACCGGACTCGAGTGGCTCTACCGGCTGGCTCGCGAGCCCCGGCGTCTCTGGGGACGGTACGTCTTCGGCAACATCACCTTCCTGTTCCTCGTGGGGAGGCGACTGCGTGGTTGA